Proteins found in one Molothrus aeneus isolate 106 chromosome 20, BPBGC_Maene_1.0, whole genome shotgun sequence genomic segment:
- the NUFIP2 gene encoding FMR1-interacting protein NUFIP2, which translates to MEEQPHHHHHHHHYYYYGHHHHHPQSAYLPPPDGRAQPKPPLRHEHKHGGPQHTEAPKRRPGYGELNGNAGEREVSLKGLCSDEATAPGSRVPNGSQQLVDSNVTPKQTVKAGALGKAGIKTKNFIQKNSMDKKNEKSYENKHRENQSSDKPEGVSIPNGVVTNNSSYITNGYVGKGADNDGSGSESGYTTPKKRKGRRNSAKGCENLNLVQDKIMQQEVSAPTLKQELESFKPDYSEQKGNRIENTKPVWKYEAGAGGAGRGKPGLGDVPRKNSDAKPGISSKKFDDRPKGKHTSSATSKEDSWTLFKPPPVFPVDNSSAKIVPKISYASKVKENLNKAAQTPSTSSSSSSSSAGETQAQTSSRLSQVPMSAMKSVTSASFSNGPILAGTDGSVYSPGAQPLLSTAASTVPSTSSSSSESVPQDMSTTSTALEQKKSGLFIYPSNMQTVLLGTAQVDFPSQTNQQNLGDIFQNQWGLSFINEPSAGPETVVGKSADNQLMEVTFQGEYPATLVSQCPEIIPSGTEQPVFPKAYELDKRTSPQILSAVLKPGTAVEGGVLALESHHTGDLQKADTGSQGALVFLSKDYEVENPLASPTNNLLASAKEQRYQRGLERKDSWGSFDLRAAILYHTKEMEAVWNLQKQDPKRIITYDEAMDRPDQ; encoded by the exons atggaggagcagccccaccaccaccatcaccaccaccactaTTACTACTACgggcaccaccaccaccacccgcAGAGCGCCTACCTGCCGCCGCCCGACGGCCGAGCCCAGCCTAAGCCGCCGCTCCGCCACGAGCACAAGCACGGCGGCCCGCAGCACACGGAGGCGCCGAAACGGAGACCAG GCTACGGAGAGCTGAATGGTAACGCAGGAGAACGAGAAGTGTCCCTGAAGGGCCTGTGCTCTGATGAAGCCACCGCCCCAGGATCCAGGGTACCCAATGGCAGCCAGCAGCTCGTAGATTCTAATGTCACCCCAAAGCAGACTGTGAAGGCCGGTGCTTTGGGGAAAGCTGGAATCAAAACCAAGAACTTCATTCAGAAAAATAGCATGGACAAAAAGAATGAGAAGTCCTACgaaaacaaacacagagaaaaccaGTCCTCAGACAAGCCAGAGGGAGTGTCTATTCCAAACGGCGTGGTGACCAACAATTCCAGCTACATCACAAATGGCTACGTAGGCAAAGGGGCCGATAACGATGGCAGCGGCTCCGAGAGTGGATATACCACACCTAAAAAACGGAAAGGCAGGCGCAACAGTGCCAAGGGTTGTGAGAACTTGAATCTAGTACAGGACAAAATAATGCAGCAGGAGGTCAGCGCACCAACCTTGAAACAGGAACTTGAGAGTTTCAAGCCTGATTATAGTGAACAAAAGGGGAACCGAATTGAAAATACTAAGCCTGTTTGGAAATAtgaggctggggctggtggagcaggcaggggaaaGCCTGGGCTCGGGGATGTACCACGGAAAAACTCTGATGCCAAACCTGGGATTAGCAGCAAGAAGTTTGATGACCGGCCCAAAGGGAAACACACATCGTCGGCTACGTCTAAAGAGGACTCATGGACCTTATTTAAACCACCCCCAGTTTTTCCAGTGGACAATAGCAGTGCTAAAATTGTTCCCAAAATTAGTTATGCAAGTAAAGTTAAAGAAAACCTCAACAAAGCAGCTCAAACCCCATCTACGTCATCCTCATCGTCTTCATCATCTGCTGGGGAAACTCAGGCCCAAACATCAAGTCGACTGTCCCAAGTCCCCATGTCTGCTATGAAATCTGTCACCTCTGCCAGCTTCTCCAACGGGCCAATCCTTGCTGGGACTGATGGAAGCGTGTATTCCCCGGGGGCCCAGCCACTGCTCTCCACTGCTGCTAGTACTGTACCATcgacctcctcctcctcctctgagtcTGTACCCCAGGACATGAGTACAACTTCGACAGCCCTCGAACAAAAGAAATCTGGCCTTTTTATCTACCCTTCAAATATGCAAActgtgctcctggggacagcGCAAGTCGATTTCCCTTCGCAGACGAATCAACAGAACCTGGGGGATATCTTCCAGAATCAGTGGGGCTTGTCTTTCATAAACGAGCCCAGTGCTGGACCTGAAACCGTTGTGGGGAAATCTGCGGATAATCAGTTAATGGAAGTGACATTTCAAGGGGAATATCCTGCCACTTTGGTTTCACAGTGTCCTGAAATCATTCCCTCAGGAACTGAACAACCTGTGTTTCCTAAGGCTTATGAGCTGGATAAACGGACTAGCCCTCAAATTCTTAGTGCTGTTCTTAAGCCTGGGACTGCTGTTGAGGGTGGTGTCTTAGCTTTGGAGTCGCATCACACAGGTGACCTACAAAAGGCAGACACCGGTAGCCAAGGTGCTTTAGTGTTTCTTTCAAAAGACTATGAAGTAGAGAATCCTCTGGCCTCTCCTACGAACAATTTGCTAGCCTCCGCCAAAGAACAGAGGTACCAGAGAGGCCTAGAAAGGAAAGATAGCTGGGGTTCTTTTGACCTGAGGGCTGCTATTCTATATCACACTAAAG